The following are from one region of the Anabas testudineus chromosome 2, fAnaTes1.2, whole genome shotgun sequence genome:
- the gucy1b2 gene encoding guanylate cyclase soluble subunit beta-2 has product MERFGQDTWEKLSSLSGVQDTFMTYTVYDDLLTLSLVQEACSLLDVSADVLLKLFGEHFFLFCKQAGYDTMLRTLGGNLVEFIGNLDSLHSYLALSYQEMNAPSFRVETTDDGKMLLHYYSDRKGLYHIVPGIMEAVASEFFDSKVTMVVLNQSEEDERTGKKEHVVFLVKQINKACKTANQDESSDRWEDLLSRMKDRCVSLAGKKSGWDLIRAVVVSEKGSPQCTFSPCYPDKLWLEEKAFCHAFPFHIVFDENLRVRQTGVNIQRFVPGLQARDATLNQYFTIIHPQVTFTIESIRKFINSQFVLKSYKDNHTTLKLRGQMLWMDSLGCMLYLCSPKLRSLLELQDVGLHLADLAQHDVTRDLVLLNQQRLAEMELTNQLERKKEELRILSRHLEAEKEKTETLLYAMLPRHIANQLKDGKSVQAGEFEVCTILFSDVVTFTNICAACEPIDIVHMLNLMYSKFDRLTNVHDIYKVETIGDAYMVVGGVPVPTETHAHRVANFALGMRIAAKEVTNPITGKSIQIRVGLHTGPVLAGVVGEKMPRYCLFGDTVNTASRMESHGVPDHIHLSGSTYRELKDAEFNIQERGQIEVKGKGLMTTYFLLENQLLSDDSIMGREDGGICLYKERLHGQSRKVSDTEPRVETETKHRETPSDGITAPDPARLDTIAPFAWDITPPYETNASSHSTPSNNYKSSLCVLL; this is encoded by the exons ATGGAGCGGTTTGGCCAAGACACCTGGGAGAAACTGAG ctctcTATCAGGAGTCCAGGACACATTCATGACATACACGGTTTATGATGATCTCCTAACTTTAAGCCTGGTGCAGGAGGCCTGTTCACTGCTGG ACGTCTCAGCTGATGTTTTACTGAAGCTGTTTGGagaacatttctttcttttctgtaagCAAGCGGGTTACGACACCATGCTGAGAACACTGGGAGGAAATCTCGTCGAATTCATTGGTAATCTGGATTCTCTCCATAGCTACCTGGCTCTGTCCTATCAG GAAATGAATGCACCATCTTTCCGAGTGGAGACGACAGATGATGGGAAGATGCTGCTTCACTACTATTCAGACAGAAAAGGCCTATACCACATTGTACCTG GTATCATGGAAGCTGTTGCCAGTGAGTTTTTCGATAGCAAAGTGACCATGGTGGTTCTAAACCAATCAGAGGAAGACGAGAGAACGGGGAAGAAGGAGCATGTTGTGTTTCTGGTCAAACAGATCAACAAAGCTTGCAAGACGGCCAACCAGGACGAGTCCAGTGATAGATGG GAGGATTTACTGAGCAGAATGAAGGACAGGTGTGTGTCACTGGCTGGGAAAAAGAGTGGCTGGGACCTGATCAGAGCTGTGGTAGTCTCAGAAAAAG GCAGCCCCCAGTGCACCTTCAGTCCATGTTACCCAGACAAGCTGTGGCTGGAAGAGAAAGCTTTCTGCCATGCTTTTCCCTTCCACATTGTCTTTGATGAAAAT CTGAGGGTAAGACAGACAGGCGTGAACATACAGAGGTTTGTTCCAGGTCTACAGGCCAGAGATGCTACACTGAACCAATACTTCACCATTATACACCCACAG GTGACTTTTACCATTGAGAGCATCAGGAAATTCATCAACAGTCAGTTTGTCTTAAAGAGCTACAAAGACAACCACACCACACTCAAACTGAGAG GCCAGATGTTGTGGATGGACTCTCTCGGCTGTATGTTGTACCTGTGTTCTCCGAAGCTTCGAAGCCTCCTGGAACTTCAGGATGTCGGCCTTCACCTGGCTGACCTGGCCCAGCACGATGTCACACGAGACCTGGTTCTCCTCAACCAGCAACGATTAGCTGAGATGGAGCTCACCAACcagctggagaggaaaaag GAGGAACTCAGAATCCTGTCGCGTCACCTAGAGGctgaaaaagagaagacagagactCTGCTATACGCCATGCTTCCACGACACATAGCAAATCAGCTCAAAGACGGGAAGAGCGTGCAGGCGG GGGAGTTCGAGGTGTGCACTATTTTGTTCAGTGATGTGGTCACATTCACGAACATCTGCGCTGCCTGTGAGCCCATCGATATTGTTCACATGCTCAACCTCATGTACTCCAAGTTTGACCGACTCACCAATGTACATGACATCTACAAG GTTGAAACTATTGGCGATGCGTACATGGTGGTGGGGGGGGTTCCAGTTCCTACAGAGACCCATGCTCACAGAGTGGCAAACTTTGCTTTGGGCATGAGGATAGCGGCCAAAGAAGTTACTAACCCTATCACAGGCAAATCCATACAG ATCCGTGTGGGTCTCCATACTGGCCCGGTGTTAGCTGGGGTGGTGGGAGAGAAGATGCCTCGCTACTGCCTCTTTGGAGACACAGTTAACACTGCGTCCAGGATGGAGAGTCATGGAGTGCCTGACCACATTCACCTCAGCGGTTCCACATATAG AGAGCTGAAGGATGCGGAGTTCAACATACAAGAGCGTGGGCAGATTGAGGTAAAAGGTAAAGGCCTGATGACCACTTACTTCCTGTTGGAGAACCAGTTGTTGTCAGATGATAGCATCATGGGaagagaggatggagggatCTGTTTGTACAAAGAGCGCCTTCATGGACAGAGCAGAAaag TGTCGGACACAGAGCCTCGTGTGGAAACTGAGACTAAGCACAGAGAAACACCCTCAGATGGAATCACTGCCCCGGATCCCGCCCGCTTAGACACAATTGCCCCCTTCGCCTGGGACATCACCCCACCGTACGAGACCAATGCAAGCAGCCACAGCACACCTTCAAACAACTACAAAAGCTCGCTCTGTGTCTTACTCTGA